Below is a genomic region from Saccharomyces eubayanus strain FM1318 chromosome XV, whole genome shotgun sequence.
GGTGTCTTAGACCGATAAAGTGCAGTAAAGAGAGCACAGCTGGAACCGCACTGAGGCCAAGAGAGGAACCCCAGTTTTGAAAACCACTTGATCAATGCATTCTAGCACACGTCCAGGTTTTTATAAAGCCGCTATCCATCCGCCCTGATTTAATATTGTGGGCACCCAAGGACCCTTAGTTCACTTAATCCGGAAAACTTCGTCATCAACTTTTTGTTCCTTTCGCGTCgttaaaaaaagttttgaatGTATCATAAACGACAGCGAATCTGGTTGATTGCATTGGATGGGGTTGCTCGGCAGTGGCGTATATCTTTACTGCATACTGAGCCCAAGAGTTTTTGGTGCTCAAGAGTTGAACTACACGAGGTCATTTCAGCAATACAATAGCAGTTAAGCAAGCGGCAGAAAGTGCATGCACAATGGATTGGTCGTTTATATTACAACTGTTGATAACAATACTGGTCATTGTACTGGGTGCAAATTGGTTGTTAAGTTCCTTCCTACTGGACTTCAAAAGAGACCTGACAGCGGTTGCTCTGGCACAACAGGCAAGTGTATCTAGCGTTCGTAACGAGAATGAAACTGCATATTATAGAAGCATCTTAGTGCCTACTGGTTTCCCATTGACTACTGGACTAGGACTCTCTTTAAAGTACAAAATAAGAAATGGTAATTTTGGTGATGTTTGGAATGCCACGATGGAAGTTTCCAAGGGAAGGAACACCATCAAGCTGGTAGGAGACGAGAAAAGTTATTCATTGGGTGAGATCAATGGTATGGCCAAGCGTATACTTCAGAAACTTTCTGTGAAGAAGTACAAAAATATTGGTATATCTGCGTCAGTCGCCACGGTGGAAGGATTTTCTCTTACTTTGGCCTCTATGATGGCGTCTATAAAAACTGGTTCTGTACCTCATTTTTTGCCAGCGGTTCCTAGACAACGAGTGGCGGATCTTGATGTCCTAATCATCGATTCATGGAGATCTTTCAAGATGCTAAACGGTAGTGAGGATTGGTACAAACTGATCATTGTTTGTGATGATCCTACGAAAGCACCACAATTCGATTTGGACAATAATCATGTCATTACATGGGTAGAGCTTATAGATGGGTTTGGTAACGATCCAGAGTTCCAATACACACCGCCAGATGACAATTCTGATGACAAGAAACTGTTTGCGTACGTAGCCTCACCATGGAATGGAACTAACAGCTTCAATCAGATATGCCTGGTGAGTAACATTGCGGAATTTATCAAGAGTTTTCCCCTAGGTAACGAATTGAATAGCAGTGATCATTTAACCATCTCAGCAAAATTAGCAAGTTCCAGTGCAAGCTTACAAATCTGGGGGAAGCTCTTCGCTGTCTTGCTACACGGTGGGTCTGCATCATTTGTCGATCCAGCAGCGTTGGATTGCAAGTCATTGCATAAGACTACACTATTGATTATTGAAGCAAAAGACATTACCAAATTAACGGATTCCGCTTCGGAAAAGGGCTTAGTACATAAATTTTACTTATCCTGGGCGATTAATTTATTGAGCGAGGGTATCTTTACCAAAATTGCTAAGATTGAACCGAATGCTCTTGAGAAACTAAGATGTGTTTATTTGGCAGAAAGTGTGAAAGATGCTGAAGTGATTTCAACATTTCCTGCAAAGATTCctcaattgaagaagaccaaTAAAAGAACCACCCCAAGCACTAAACAACTGAATAAAATAAGAGCACAGTTTGGATCTCGTGTGGTTCTCGAGTTATATTGTCCATATACTATCATGGGGCCCATAGCACATACGAATTTTTACGATTACAGAGTTTTTGACAGCTCGGTGGATAATAACGTTGTTTGTTATGGACCCTTAAGCACAACGTTAGAAGGTAAAATGGTGGAAACGGAAACCAACCCTCTTTTGAACATAGAGAAAAGACAAGGTATGTTATGTATTCGTGGCTTTAGTATCGGTAAACCAGTCGAGTCAAATCGTTTGCAGAACGCAATGAACTTGGCCGAAAAATTTGGAGGAGGTGAAGGTTGGATGCCTTTAGTCGGTATATTTGGGTTGTGGGGCCAAGATGGTTGCTTATACACCTATAACCAATAAGcattatttattatctattatttattattattttatcatcatcatttttataTCCCTCCCTACTAGGAGGTGGTATACTAAATCATCGCATCACgtgtttgatttcttgattttcctactttcttttgcttcttaTCATTATCAACAATTAATCGTATTTTAACTGACCATCAACACAAGCCCAGAAATCcttgatatattttttttgttcgtCAACGTCGTTGTTAATTGTCCCTCTTACGGCCAAGTATGTCCTGTTATCAACTTCAATATTCCATTCATCTGGGTTGGCACCCACCACACGGCCACCCGCTTCCTTTAGAATACACCATCCAGCGCAAACATCCCACGAATAACAACCACCATCCCAGTAACTGTCGAGATACCCCATAGCGATATATGCCATGGTCATCGCAGAGGATCCTAAATTCCTGAACCCATGGACAAAACCATAATCGCACGAAAGCAACTTTTCATAAGTGGCCATCTTCGTCTTAAAGTTTTTCCCCTCTCTTGCTGAGCCTGGTTGTAATGCTACCACGGATTTATTCAATACTAGAGAACCCATTGATTCTAATTTAGCTTGGTGGTCAAAGCCTTTCCCATTAACTCTTATACCATTCCCTTTAGAAGCTGATATGAGGAGGTCAATGTGTGGATTATAAATAACGCCTACCACGGGCTCTTTATTTATCGTTAGGCCTAGCGAAGTACAACTAAATGGAAAATCATGGACAAAGTTTGTGGTTCCATCAATTGGATCAATGATGAAAGTAGGATCATCGGTAATCTTACTTTCCCCTTCCACGTAACTTTCTTCCCCAATGAATTTGAAGGTTGGATATTGTGCTCGTACTGATTCCCaaattaatttttcaacttgtTTGTCAATGGCAGTTACAATATCGACTCTTCTGGAACCTGTTTTTAAATCATAGTCTTGCTGGGTGCCTGATTTGGACTTGATGATAGGACCTACTTTTTCGGTGGCTAGATCGCAGAGAAATTTCTCGATAGAAGCTAAATCCACAGTCATgatatgtatgtatgtgttTATGTTAGCCGGCCAAATGTTCTTATCCAGCTAAATAATTGTATAGTTTTGGGCAGTAAAGAGTAAGAGTTTTGATTAGAGATTAAACATCTGCATATTAATACTGTTTTGGAAGGTAAAAGGTGCGCAATAATAGGAGTCACTCGATGCATCATCccaaaattattttttttttttccatacATCATCAGGTGGAATTTTTCGCAGTGACGCACGCCAGTTGcattttttagtttttccGATGGGAAGAAAAGCATTCTTGCATTAATGGCGTGCATTGAAGGGCTGTTATATTCGTTGTAACCGTCTATTGTCTTCCACACATGCCTATATATGTAGTTAACGGTTCTATTAGCTGCGAGtgatttcatttatttaatttatttaatttatatatatatatatatatatatgaattTGTGTCATTGACgtcatgaaaaaaaactattgtTCGTATTCGTGTTCATTCAAGTAAGCAGCAACCACTTCGCGATCTCTGCTAACCCATTGTGCCCTAGCTCTAATGGTGTCGAAAGCTTGGGCCAACGTTTGGTCGAAGCCTTTAGTTGGCTTTTCGCTGTAGAATTtactgattttttcaagatcttCAACGGAGGTGAAGTTGGTCAACCCCAACGTCAATACACCACCCAAGACAGGTGAACCTGGCTGCAATCTCTTGACAATTTCGTCCCAATTTTCTTGTAGCCAAGTCCATAATCTTTCGATACCCTTCTTATGAGCTCTGATACCTTGCATTGGTATGTAGAAGTCCTGGTTCAAAACAGTACCATCCAACAAGTAACCCAAGGTTCTTTCTAAGAACTTACTGTTCTCAAATCTACCCAAGGCTCTCAACGcaacaattttttcatctgaAGAAATAGGGTTTTGGTAGATgtgaagaattttttcgTAGTTAGCATCTTCACCAATTCTGGCAATGGTGTTGAAAACAGCTGGCTTGATCAACGCAAGAATGGCTTTTTTGTCCCCattgttgtatttttcaaacatttcCACTGCAatattttgcatttttttgtcacCAGATGCGCACGCAGCATTGAACAGAGTGACTTTTAGACGTTGTGAGGCAAAGGTGTCATCTTCGCTAATATTCCATCCCAGCTCAGAGAGCTTTTTGGACACCAACTTTAAAGTAAATTTATCAAGAGCATTCAAGACGTTTTCAGGTTCGAAGACCCAAGTAGATTTCAAAGCAGATAAACTGTTAATGATTTGTTCCCAAACAACGAATGAGTTCTCATCTTTCCAATTAGAAACCAAGTTCAAGAAGTTTGTAGTGGAAGTGTAACCAGATGCGGAAAGGGCCTTTGCATCAGCGACTAAGCCAACACGGTCTTCGACGGATAGAAAATCAGCTTGTGTAGATAATGTGGTCCACCTTTCGTCAGAGTAAGAAGTGATAAAAATACCAGATTGGTCACCATTGAGCTTGAAGAAGTCTTGGTTTTGTATTTCAAAAGTAGCAGATCTTTTGTTTAGTACCAATGAATTGTCAATACCCGTCCTATCTTTCAAAGCTAAAAAAACTGGGTAAATTGTGGTGTCTTCTTCGTCCTTAACGTCACCAGTACTTAGATAACGGTTTTGAGTCAAAGTAATTTTGCCATTTTCCTCCTTTACGGATAGAACTGGAAAACCGATACTTTTAGTCCAAACGTTCATCACCGAACGAACGTCTTTGCCAGAAGTTTCTGACAGGGCATCCCATAGATCCTCTGTCTTAGCATTGCCGTATTTAAATCTGTTCAAGTACTTGGACACACctttaatgaaaatttcCTCGCCTAGCCATTTAGAGATCATTCTTAATAATGAGGAACCTTTAGAATAAGAAATGGCATCGAAAATCTGGTTGATTTCATCTGCATTCTTAACGGGGACTTCAATTGGGTGAGAAGATCTTAAGGAATCTAAGTTCAAAGCACGTTGTAAGTTGTCGGTTACGTATTGTTCCCAAACTTTCCATTCCGGTTGAAACTCGTTGCAAGAGTACCAAGACATCCAAGTGGCGAACCCTTCGTTCAACCATAAACCTTCCCACCAGTCCATAGTGACTAGGTTGCCGAACCATTGGTGGGCCAGTTCATGCTGAATTACTTCAGCAACTCTTTGGATACGATCCAAACTCGAGTTTTCCATATCCAGTAACAGGTCAATGACTCTGTAAGTGACCAGTCCCCAGTTTTCCATAGCACCCGCTGAAAACTCGTGAACCGCCACCATATCCATCTTTGGTAAGGGGTACTCTATGTCAAAGGTATTCTcaaaaaacttcaaagtTCTCGCAGCCAAATCAACAGCGAATTGACCAAGTTTTTCGTCACCTGGGGTGGAATAAACTCGGACTGGGATACGCAAACTGCTGTTTTCAACGTATTTTAAGTCAGCCACAATAAACGCCACCAAATACGTAGACATCTTTGGAGTAGTGTTGAAGGTCGTGATTTTTTTACCTTTCTCGGTTATTTCCGTCTTAACATCCATGTTAGACAAATGAGTCAGAGAAGATTCAGAAATCAAAGTGATATCGAAACTAGCCTTCAAGTTTGGTTCATCGAAACAGGGGAAGGCCCTTCTAGCATCGGTGGCTTCCATTTGAGTAGTGGCCATGTATTTAGTCTCGCCAGTGGCTTTATCCGTATACCTGGCTCTATAGAACCCAGCCATTTTGTCGTTCAAGGTACCAGTGAACTTAATCTCCAACTTTGCAGAATCtcccaaatttttcaaagttcCATTAGGGAAGACAAAAGTCACTGTCTGCTGGCTTTCATCTTTCTTAACATCAATGGCGCAGAcactttcaagaaaagcagAATGGAAATCTATTTCCAAATAATTCAACGTAACAGAGTCTACGGAATGATCGTTGATCTGTAAATCAATCTTGGCAGACCCTTCAAATTTGAAGGTTTCGAGATCAGGCTCCAATGCAATGTCATAATGCGATGGGGTAACATTGGCTGGTAGCACTTCACGTGACATACTGGTCTGCAATGTTGGCTTGGCGTGGTTGAAACTCTACTAGACAAACTCTATTAGACAAACTCTAAGATCCTTACCCAAATTCCAAGTTGTAACAagcttttaaaaaaaattgaaaaattcggAATATTGAAACCAGAATTTTTACTGATGAGTACATGATAAAAacggaaaagaagaatgtgTCAAAATTCCCACGCTGAAACCGGAGAATtaggaagaaaattttcaggATTGGTCAGCTTTGTGGGATGAATGAATATTGCACATTCgaaaaatcattttttttttcgccGCGTTGAAATTATTAGCCATTGCCAGCAATTCGAGAATTCTCTTGCACGTGCCTGGATGAATTGTGTCGTCGAGCACAATCAGACCATGTGACGGCTTGCGTTGCAAAACAAGGACTAATTGCTCAAGTTCAGGAGAGCTGTAATTTCTTGTTCGACATTCTGTATTGTATTTCCTTTTGTACAGGTACAGCTTACGGAAATAGATGTATGAATCACGGCGATGGTGGAGTTAGGCGGTGATTGCAGGCTTCATACTACCATTTCCGGAGTTGAGACGGTGTTAAGCGGAGATTAGCTTGCTTTTCTCCGGTTGTGCGGCGTTGGTGTGGCCTATTGTTAGAAATGCTTAGTAATgtagaaaattttcatgCAAACAGATGTCAGTTCTATTGTGTTGTTCAGTAATTCTCGCTTGAGTATGCTACAGTCGTCTGCATGTATATAAGGGGAGGTTTCGTAGCGAATGGATGATGATGTGTAGCTGAATGAAATAAGCATACGTGTTAATAGGTATAATATGGCTCCAGCAGATCCAGATGCAAACAGGCTACCAACGTCACCGGAATTGAGCGATGAAGAGCATTTCTCAATGCATTCGGACAAAGATATAGAACGTGGGTCTCAATTGACCAGTGGACGAAGAACCAATGGCACACAATCATATGAAGTGGCTTTTGGCGAGGATTCCGCGGACCCAGAAGATATAGCTCGTCATATTAGCATAGTCCGTCGATATTACATTTCTTCTGTCATCACCTTCACATCAATGGTGATCACAATGGTTTCGTCCTGTTGGACACTTCCCTCAACGCACATCATTGAGCACTTTCACATCTCACATGAGGTAAGCACATTGGGAATCACGCTATATGTGTTTGGGCTTGGTATAGGACCCTTATTTCTGTCCCCACTAAGCGAGCTGTACGGACGCAGAACCACATTCATATACGCTCTGACGCTCAGCGTGATATGGCAGTGTTTGACAATTTGGTCCAAGACCATTACAGGCGTCATGTTTGGTAGGTTCCTCTCTGGGTTCTTCGGTTCAGCCTTTCTTAGCGTGGCTGGTGGCGCCATAGCTGATATCTTCGATAAAGACCAGATCGGTGTCCCCATGGCCATATTCACCACATCTGCCTTCCTAGGACCGTCTTTGGGTCCGATCATTGGTGGCGCCCTATACCACGAAAATTACAAATGGACATTTATCACTCTTCTAATCACATCGGGATGTTGTCTCGTTATTATCGTGCTGACCATCCCGGAAACTTATAAACCAATGCTACTAATGCGCAAGGCCAAGAGattaagaaaagaagaaaacgatgAACGCTACTACGCCGCCTTGGAAGTTACGCGTAAACAAACTTCTCTGCTTTCGGCGATCCTACTATCAACTAGAAGACCCTTTGGATTGCTGCTACGGGACCCAATGATGGGTGTGCTTTGTTTCTACACTGGCCTAGAACTGGCAATTGTCTATCTGTATTTTGTAGCATTCCCGTACGTATTTAAGAAACTCTACGATTTTGGGCCCATGGAGGTGGCATGCTCATATATCGGTATCATGGTGGGCATGCTTATCTCCGCCCCAACATGTCTACTATTCCAAAAAACGTTTGAACGGAGGGTCAAGAGGAATAATGGTGTCAAGACGCCCGAAATGCGGTTCGAGCCATTGTTCTACGGCGCCTTTTTGACCCCGATCGGGTTGTTCATTTTCGCCTTTACTTGCTACAAACACGTCCACTGGATAGCACCCATAATAGGTAGTGCCGTATTCGGTTCAGGCGTGTATTTCGTCTTCACCGGTGTTTTCGCATACACTGTGGACGCCTACAGAAGATATGCGGCCTCGGGGATGGCCTGCAACACGTTCGTGAGGTGCATAATGGCCGGTGTTTTCCCACTCTTCGGGCTACAAATGTATAAGGCAATGGGCGTGAACTGGGCCGGGTTCCTCTTGGCAATGGTGACCGTATTGATGATCCCAATCCCGTTCCTGTTCACCAAGTACGGGGCCCGATTGAGGGCCAAGTCGCCGTATGCATGGGACGATTGATCCGTGCGCATTGCGCCTACGTCTTTTGCatatttgttctttggGTGTTGCATTATCTGCGTTCCGCTTGCGTCATTGGTGAAAAGTCGTCCAGATCTTCAAAAGGCAACCAACGTAGGCCAtagaaaaaagatgaaatttttgcatttttgcATATTTCCgcatatttttattttttttcattttttttagctttCCTTTGGCTGCAATGCATAGTATATATAGACGAAAGAAGAGCAGGACGCTAAGTGTTGGCATGCTGGGCCATGAAATGTATCGAAGGCAGCAACAGAACGTATACACTTCTAGCTTCtaatatttaaaaaaaaaaaatgactgTACAAATTCCAAAGCTATTGTTCTTACAAGGTTTCTTGCAAAACGGTAAGgttttttcagaaaaatcaTCCGGTATCAGAAAACTTCTGAAGAAGGCCAATGTTCAGTGTGACTATATCGATGCGCCTGTTCtcttggaaaagaaggacCTGCCATTCGAAATGGACGATGAAAAATGGCAAGCCACTTTGGATGCAGACGTGAACAGAGCTTGGTTCTACCACAGCGACATCTCCCACGAATTGGACGTCTCTGAAGGTTTAAAGACTGTTGTTGACTACATTAAGGCTAACGGTCCATACGACGGTATTGTCGGTTTCTCCCAGGGTGCCGCTTTGTCTTCCATCATCACTAACAAGATCACGGAATTGGTTCCAGACCACCCAGAATTCAAAGTCAGTGTGGTCATTTCAGGCTACTCCTTCACCGAAGCAGACCCAGAACACCCTGGCGAATTGAGAATAGCCGAGAAATTCAGAGACTCATTCGCTGTAAAGCCAGACATGAAGACCAAGATGATTTTCATCTACGGTGCCTCCGACCAAGCCGTCCCATCCGTCAGATCTAAGTACCTGTACGACATCTACTTGAAGGCCCAAAACggcaacaaagaaaaggtcCAAGCCTACGAACACCCAGGTGGCCACATGGTTCCAAACAAGAAGGACATCATCAGACCTATTGTTGAACAAATCACCGCTTCCCTGCAAGAAACTACTGACTAAGCTGCGAGACGCTAGCCATTTCGTTATCACACGCAGGGTGTGTGGATTAAATAGCTGGATAcagtatatatatatgtatatatgtgtgtgtttTATAGAACAACTACAAATTTGTAATTCATCTCTTCCCTTCTCCCGTAAGTATGGTTGCATTTGCATTTATCTGGCCCCGCTCAGCGCGAAAAATCCACCCGGGGAATTTCAGCGTGGCTTACACAGAGCATATTTAAGAGagcacttcttcttctcgaatgaagaaaaacaaatacaaagGTATCATCCAGAAAACAGGAACCGCAGTATCTGCCAGCGTCATTTCTCCACGCGTATTTTATCCCAGTCAATTTCTCGAGTTAGCTAGTTATTTTGGCACTGACACTCACCTCAACAATTATTACCAACCAAGTTTTTGCATATAGCGTTTATGTTTAATGGTGTCCCAAGAATATGAGCCCATCCAACCGAGCGACGAACTACCAACAGATATCAATAGCGACACCAATAGTCACTCATTTGACGACAGCAATAACAATGCCACTCATGAGTCGCCTCGGCGTACAACGACGCGGCCAGGATCGGCGCCGAGGAGTATAGTGGGTACGTTGAGGAAGTATTCTAAGTTTATTGGGCCTGGTTTAATGGTCTCTGTATCATACATGGACCCCGGTAATTACAGTACGGCTGTTKCGGCAGGCTCTGCTCACCGATACAAACTTTTATTCTCCGTCTTGGTCTCCAATTTCATGGCCGCATTCTGGCAATACCTCTGTGCCAGACTAGGTGCCGTTACAGGTCTAGATTTGGCGC
It encodes:
- the DDE1 gene encoding Dde1p; amino-acid sequence: MDWSFILQLLITILVIVLGANWLLSSFLLDFKRDLTAVALAQQASVSSVRNENETAYYRSILVPTGFPLTTGLGLSLKYKIRNGNFGDVWNATMEVSKGRNTIKLVGDEKSYSLGEINGMAKRILQKLSVKKYKNIGISASVATVEGFSLTLASMMASIKTGSVPHFLPAVPRQRVADLDVLIIDSWRSFKMLNGSEDWYKLIIVCDDPTKAPQFDLDNNHVITWVELIDGFGNDPEFQYTPPDDNSDDKKLFAYVASPWNGTNSFNQICLVSNIAEFIKSFPLGNELNSSDHLTISAKLASSSASLQIWGKLFAVLLHGGSASFVDPAALDCKSLHKTTLLIIEAKDITKLTDSASEKGLVHKFYLSWAINLLSEGIFTKIAKIEPNALEKLRCVYLAESVKDAEVISTFPAKIPQLKKTNKRTTPSTKQLNKIRAQFGSRVVLELYCPYTIMGPIAHTNFYDYRVFDSSVDNNVVCYGPLSTTLEGKMVETETNPLLNIEKRQGMLCIRGFSIGKPVESNRLQNAMNLAEKFGGGEGWMPLVGIFGLWGQDGCLYTYNQ
- the INM1 gene encoding inositol monophosphate 1-phosphatase INM1, which encodes MTVDLASIEKFLCDLATEKVGPIIKSKSGTQQDYDLKTGSRRVDIVTAIDKQVEKLIWESVRAQYPTFKFIGEESYVEGESKITDDPTFIIDPIDGTTNFVHDFPFSCTSLGLTINKEPVVGVIYNPHIDLLISASKGNGIRVNGKGFDHQAKLESMGSLVLNKSVVALQPGSAREGKNFKTKMATYEKLLSCDYGFVHGFRNLGSSAMTMAYIAMGYLDSYWDGGCYSWDVCAGWCILKEAGGRVVGANPDEWNIEVDNRTYLAVRGTINNDVDEQKKYIKDFWACVDGQLKYD
- the AAP1 gene encoding arginine/alanine aminopeptidase, whose translation is MSREVLPANVTPSHYDIALEPDLETFKFEGSAKIDLQINDHSVDSVTLNYLEIDFHSAFLESVCAIDVKKDESQQTVTFVFPNGTLKNLGDSAKLEIKFTGTLNDKMAGFYRARYTDKATGETKYMATTQMEATDARRAFPCFDEPNLKASFDITLISESSLTHLSNMDVKTEITEKGKKITTFNTTPKMSTYLVAFIVADLKYVENSSLRIPVRVYSTPGDEKLGQFAVDLAARTLKFFENTFDIEYPLPKMDMVAVHEFSAGAMENWGLVTYRVIDLLLDMENSSLDRIQRVAEVIQHELAHQWFGNLVTMDWWEGLWLNEGFATWMSWYSCNEFQPEWKVWEQYVTDNLQRALNLDSLRSSHPIEVPVKNADEINQIFDAISYSKGSSLLRMISKWLGEEIFIKGVSKYLNRFKYGNAKTEDLWDALSETSGKDVRSVMNVWTKSIGFPVLSVKEENGKITLTQNRYLSTGDVKDEEDTTIYPVFLALKDRTGIDNSLVLNKRSATFEIQNQDFFKLNGDQSGIFITSYSDERWTTLSTQADFLSVEDRVGLVADAKALSASGYTSTTNFLNLVSNWKDENSFVVWEQIINSLSALKSTWVFEPENVLNALDKFTLKLVSKKLSELGWNISEDDTFASQRLKVTLFNAACASGDKKMQNIAVEMFEKYNNGDKKAILALIKPAVFNTIARIGEDANYEKILHIYQNPISSDEKIVALRALGRFENSKFLERTLGYLLDGTVLNQDFYIPMQGIRAHKKGIERLWTWLQENWDEIVKRLQPGSPVLGGVLTLGLTNFTSVEDLEKISKFYSEKPTKGFDQTLAQAFDTIRARAQWVSRDREVVAAYLNEHEYEQ
- the YHK8 gene encoding Yhk8p, whose protein sequence is MAPADPDANRLPTSPELSDEEHFSMHSDKDIERGSQLTSGRRTNGTQSYEVAFGEDSADPEDIARHISIVRRYYISSVITFTSMVITMVSSCWTLPSTHIIEHFHISHEVSTLGITLYVFGLGIGPLFLSPLSELYGRRTTFIYALTLSVIWQCLTIWSKTITGVMFGRFLSGFFGSAFLSVAGGAIADIFDKDQIGVPMAIFTTSAFLGPSLGPIIGGALYHENYKWTFITLLITSGCCLVIIVLTIPETYKPMLLMRKAKRLRKEENDERYYAALEVTRKQTSLLSAILLSTRRPFGLLLRDPMMGVLCFYTGLELAIVYLYFVAFPYVFKKLYDFGPMEVACSYIGIMVGMLISAPTCLLFQKTFERRVKRNNGVKTPEMRFEPLFYGAFLTPIGLFIFAFTCYKHVHWIAPIIGSAVFGSGVYFVFTGVFAYTVDAYRRYAASGMACNTFVRCIMAGVFPLFGLQMYKAMGVNWAGFLLAMVTVLMIPIPFLFTKYGARLRAKSPYAWDD
- the FSH1 gene encoding putative serine hydrolase is translated as MTVQIPKLLFLQGFLQNGKVFSEKSSGIRKLLKKANVQCDYIDAPVLLEKKDLPFEMDDEKWQATLDADVNRAWFYHSDISHELDVSEGLKTVVDYIKANGPYDGIVGFSQGAALSSIITNKITELVPDHPEFKVSVVISGYSFTEADPEHPGELRIAEKFRDSFAVKPDMKTKMIFIYGASDQAVPSVRSKYLYDIYLKAQNGNKEKVQAYEHPGGHMVPNKKDIIRPIVEQITASLQETTD